From the genome of Ptychodera flava strain L36383 chromosome 20, AS_Pfla_20210202, whole genome shotgun sequence, one region includes:
- the LOC139120605 gene encoding streptococcal hemagglutinin-like, with the protein MDWKIFFVLYHLTLIQVTAKPIKPTTPAEGIQSTAKATTLTDETDVSMVTDDVGNEDDNVTTSSVSIEAEVMQAGVTEAVENTTGEDLLQKAMQENDLDVTPSGLPQNETTVSAMSTVTGMPEQSTAEMAKHKSKKTHGKKKKKPTKSPVTKTEAMTTPIEATTMQTAAQTLQSTVGGTQGLSGTEPEGTVASVTEVDETSEGATNMTSSEGTTQPPVVVERKASADLVLEESPINDYSGWLFNDELLSTDAPLSPDNVTSMDLNPDEAGIAYTNPGASTQSSNAAITGANAATKPGTGELDLEGTTINYEQEVMVMQEDYEVTTGLPGATAEGTDDDTNSTEAQSGQDLLTVTTMPQEDIQGESDDTAGDIILSADNDGELLQSAIIGGLPMPDELQLDDTNVAEEDADIDKVSSLETDANNAVREARLFISEAAAAIKRAMAAEESGDADMAQEAVHKARGAAAAAERYAAIAAVDAAVNGEAEDSEVKLLALQTQEEARAVNEDIEQVAANLVAGLV; encoded by the exons ATGGACTGGAAAATATTTTTCGTTTTATATCACCTCACGTTGATCCAAGTCACTGCTAAACCAATTAAACCCACCACACCTGCAGAAG GAATACAATCTACGGCCAAAGCAACCACTTTGACGGATGAGACTGATGTATCTATGGTTACAGATGATGTTGGAAATGAGGATGATAATGTTACCACATCTTCAGTTTCTATTGAAGCAGAGGTAATGCAAGCTGGAGTGACAGAAGCTGTAGAGAACACGACTGGTGAAGACTTACTGCAGAAGGCAATGCAAGAAAATGATCTGGATGTTACCCCATCGGGTTTGCCGCAAAATGAGACAACTGTGAGTGCTATGTCTACGGTGACGGGCATGCCGGAACAATCAACAGCTGAAATGGCGAAACACAAGTCAAAGAAAACACACgggaaaaagaagaaaaaaccaacaaaatccCCGGTAACAAAGACTGAAGCCATGACGACACCAATTGAAGCAACTACTATGCAAACTGCAGCCCAGACACTACAGAGCACAGTAGGAGGAACACAGGGTTTATCAGGAACGGAGCCGGAGGGAACTGTGGCTTCGGTAACTGAGGTTGATGAAACGAGTGAAGGAGCAACAAATATGACGTCATCTGAAGGAACAACACAACCACCAGTTGTGGTAGAACGAAAAGCTTCCGCGGATCTTGTCTTAGAGGAATCTCCAATAAATGATTACAGTGGATGGCTTTTTAATGATGAATTATTAAGCACAGACGCACCACTCTCTCCTGATAATGTCACATCCATGGACTTAAACCCCGATGAAGCTGGGATCGCCTACACAAACCCTGGGGCATCGACACAGTCAAGCAATGCAGCTATAACAGGCGCAAACGCTGCAACAAAACCAGGTACTGGGGAGCTTGATCTTGAAGGTACAACGATTAATTATGAGCAAGAGGTCATGGTAATGCAGGAAGATTATGAAGTGACAACAGGTCTACCAGGAGCAACCGCTGAAGGCACCGATGACGACACTAACTCCACTGAGGCTCAAAGTGGCCAAGATTTACTGACCGTCACCACGATGCCACAAGAGGACATCCAAGGTGAGTCTGATGACACTGCTGGTGATATAATCTTGTCTGCAGACAATGATGGAGAGTTACTGCAAAGTGCAATAATTGGAGGACTACCCATGCCTGATGAGCTCCAATTGGATGATACAAACGTTGCCGAAGAAGACGCTGATATTGACAAAGTCAGCAGTCTGGAAACGGATGCTAACAATGCTGTCCGTGAGGCCAGACTCTTCATCAGTGAGGCTGCTGCAGCTATTAAGAGAGCCATGGCTGCAGAAGAGTCTGGTGATGCAGACATGGCGCAGGAAGCTGTACACAAAGCAAGAGGTGCTGCAGCAGCTGCAGAGAGATACGCAGCAATTGCTGCTGTTGATGCTGCAGTAAATGGTGAGGCAGAAGACAGCGAGGTCAAGCTGCTTGCACTTCAAACACAGGAGGAAGCCAGAGCCGTCAATGAAGACATTGAACAGGTAGCTGCAAATCTTGTTGCTGGTTTGGTTTGA